The Armatimonadota bacterium genomic sequence GCGGTGCTGATGGCGCCGCTGGCCGACCCCATTCGCGCGGCCGGCGGGCGCCTGCGCATCGGCATGTTGACCGAGGGCTTCATGCTCCGGTTTCAGATCAGCGCCATCGCCGGCGTCGTCATTGCCCTGCCCGGCATCCTGTTCGAGCTGTGGGGCTTCGTGGCGCCGGGCATGACCCGCGACGAGCGCCGCGCGGCGGCGCCGCTGCTCCCCGCCGCCAGCGCCCTGTTCGCCGTCGGCGTGGCGCTGGGCTACGTCATCATCCCCCGCTTCGTCAGCTTCATGCTGTCCTCGGCGTTCGTGCCCGCGGGGGTGGAGAAGTTCTTCGATTTGCAGCGGCAGGTGGGGTTCCTGGCGAAGTTGCTGTTCGCCTTCGGCCTGTGTTTTCAGTTGCCTATCGTTCTCATATTCCTCATCAAGGCCGGCATCGTGTCTCCCGAGTTCCTGGCTGCGCGGCGCCGGGAGGCGGTGATCGCGATCTTGATCATCGCCGCGGTGGTCACCCCCACCTTCGACGTTCTCACTCTGGCCATACTCGCCGTGCCGATGCTGGTCCTCTACGAGGGTACCATCTGGTACGCGCGCATCACTGACCGCCGGGCGCGCGCGAGCTCAGGCCCGACAACCGACCGATGATGCTCAGAGCACTCCCTAGCCGCTGTCGCCGCTGGGCGCCGTTGGCCGCGTGGCTGCTGTTGGCCGCCACCGTCG encodes the following:
- the tatC gene encoding twin-arginine translocase subunit TatC; this translates as MVKEDEPIELVTHLEELRARIIRSLIYVVAGVAAGWVLYPGIYAVLMAPLADPIRAAGGRLRIGMLTEGFMLRFQISAIAGVVIALPGILFELWGFVAPGMTRDERRAAAPLLPAASALFAVGVALGYVIIPRFVSFMLSSAFVPAGVEKFFDLQRQVGFLAKLLFAFGLCFQLPIVLIFLIKAGIVSPEFLAARRREAVIAILIIAAVVTPTFDVLTLAILAVPMLVLYEGTIWYARITDRRARASSGPTTDR